One part of the Dyadobacter sp. 676 genome encodes these proteins:
- a CDS encoding carboxymuconolactone decarboxylase family protein, protein MYPFAATGNTKESLYKEVNLPAEFESVLINKLAALDHRYLKDLKINIGNVLKSQTLNRKEALLLALAVAVNEKNLALISALEELATGEGADEKEVAEVTACVSLMNANNVFYRFRHFMHKEFYDNAPAGIKMSIMVNPVLGKEFFELMSLVVSALNGCEMCVTSHEQSVLNHGGSQARIFDAVRLGAIFKSFSVLI, encoded by the coding sequence ATGTATCCATTTGCAGCTACAGGGAACACGAAAGAGTCCCTGTATAAAGAAGTCAATTTGCCTGCGGAATTCGAAAGCGTGTTGATCAACAAGCTCGCGGCGCTTGACCATCGTTACCTCAAAGATCTGAAAATCAATATAGGTAATGTATTAAAATCGCAAACATTGAACCGCAAGGAGGCATTACTCCTCGCATTGGCCGTTGCCGTGAACGAGAAAAATTTGGCGCTCATATCGGCACTGGAAGAGCTGGCTACCGGGGAAGGGGCCGACGAAAAGGAAGTCGCGGAGGTAACCGCCTGTGTGTCACTGATGAACGCGAACAATGTATTTTACCGTTTCCGCCATTTCATGCACAAGGAATTTTACGATAATGCGCCTGCTGGCATTAAAATGAGCATTATGGTGAATCCCGTTTTGGGTAAGGAGTTTTTCGAGCTCATGAGCCTTGTCGTTTCGGCATTGAATGGCTGCGAAATGTGCGTTACGTCACACGAGCAGTCGGTACTGAACCACGGCGGTTCGCAGGCACGTATATTCGATGCGGTTAGGCTCGGGGCGATCTTCAAGAGTTTTTCCGTATTGATCTGA